In Roseofilum capinflatum BLCC-M114, the genomic window CTAGAGTCATAAATCTTCCTTAACAAACTTGACCGCTACAGATAGTGTGGTTTAGGATAAATACCCCTACCTCTAGTCGAGCCAACGCAACCGCAGTGAATCATCTACTCGAATGGGAAACCTTGTATTAAAGGAACTCGAATCATGGTTTCTGTGATTTTAGATAACTTGGCAGAGGGATTGACCGTAGAAGAGATTGTAGCCGATTATCCACCCTTGAATCAGGAGCAGGTGCGATCGGCGATCGCCTATACTAGAAATAAAGTAGGTAACTAAACATGGCTGTCCTCATTCCGGATGATATTCTCCAAGCTGCCGAAATGTCTGAAGCGCAGTTGAAGCTGGAAATTGCGATTATGCTATTCCAACAAGATAGAATTAGTATAGGGAAAGCACGTCATTTAGCCGGGATGCATTTGTTAGAGTTTCAGAAAGAAATTGCTAGTCGCGGTATTTGTATTCATTATGATGTTGAGGAATTTGAAGAGGATCTGAAAACCCTGCAAGCCCTAGGTCGTCTATGATTGTTATTAGCGATACTTCACCGATTACTAATTTAGCGGCTGTTGAACTTTTAGAGCTTTTGCATATTCTATACGATCGAGTCGTTATTCCTCAAGCTGTTTATGATGAAATGACTGCGTTAGGTTATCAAGTTCCTGGTACAGTTGAAGTTCAAAATCTGGATTGGATCGAGACGCAATCGGTTAGCGATCGCTTGAGGGTTGAAGCTTTACAGGCTAAGTTGGATTTAGGAGAAGCTGAGGCAATTGTTTTGGCGTTAGAACTCGATGCTGATTTATTATTAATTGATGAGCGTAGAGGAAGACAAGAAGCTTTAGAACAGGGAGTAACGAAAATTAGTGGATTGTTAGGTATCTTGCAGGAAGCAAAGGCAAAAGGTTTGATTTCAACAATTAAGCCTGTTTTAGATCGGTTAATTTCTGAAAACAACTTTCGCATTAGCGATCGCCTCTACTACGCTGTTGTAAAATCTGCCGACGAGTAGAAGG contains:
- a CDS encoding DUF433 domain-containing protein, with protein sequence MIYSNGKPCIKGTRIMVSVILDNLAEGLTVEEIVADYPPLNQEQVRSAIAYTRNKVGN
- a CDS encoding DUF3368 domain-containing protein, whose amino-acid sequence is MIVISDTSPITNLAAVELLELLHILYDRVVIPQAVYDEMTALGYQVPGTVEVQNLDWIETQSVSDRLRVEALQAKLDLGEAEAIVLALELDADLLLIDERRGRQEALEQGVTKISGLLGILQEAKAKGLISTIKPVLDRLISENNFRISDRLYYAVVKSADE
- a CDS encoding UPF0175 family protein, with product MAVLIPDDILQAAEMSEAQLKLEIAIMLFQQDRISIGKARHLAGMHLLEFQKEIASRGICIHYDVEEFEEDLKTLQALGRL